The Haloplanus salinarum genome includes a region encoding these proteins:
- a CDS encoding IS6 family transposase, with product MAEIARLNGCIDRIELGFVEREATPRLLMKLSIQLHLAGLSLSNTVSILEIFGVERARSTVHNWVHKADLQPEEDRSPDHVAVDETVIRLNDEQYWLYAAVDPETNELLHTRLEPTRNNVIAHSFFRELREKHDVDDAVFLVDGAKPLNDACRRHGLDFRYERHGNRNSVERVFREVKRRTTSFSNCFSNAEAETANEWLRSFAFAWNQLI from the coding sequence ATGGCTGAAATCGCCCGCCTCAACGGTTGTATCGACCGAATCGAGTTAGGTTTTGTGGAACGAGAGGCAACACCGCGGCTGTTGATGAAGCTCAGTATTCAGCTCCATCTTGCTGGACTATCACTTTCGAATACTGTCTCTATTCTTGAAATATTTGGTGTTGAGCGGGCACGATCCACCGTTCACAACTGGGTTCACAAGGCTGATCTACAGCCCGAAGAAGATCGAAGCCCGGATCACGTTGCGGTTGACGAAACCGTGATCCGACTCAATGACGAGCAGTACTGGCTGTACGCTGCGGTTGATCCAGAGACGAACGAATTACTACACACAAGGCTTGAACCGACGAGAAACAATGTTATCGCTCATTCGTTCTTCCGCGAACTACGCGAGAAACACGACGTTGACGACGCGGTGTTTCTCGTCGACGGTGCGAAACCTCTGAACGACGCCTGCCGTCGCCACGGCCTCGATTTCAGATACGAACGTCATGGAAATCGGAACAGCGTCGAACGTGTCTTTCGTGAAGTAAAACGCAGAACTACCAGTTTCTCGAACTGTTTTAGCAACGCCGAAGCAGAAACTGCAAACGAGTGGCTCAGATCGTTCGCCTTCGCATGGAATCAGCTAATCTGA
- a CDS encoding transcription initiation factor IIB: protein MTEARVWTTESTEIREREESTAEHACPECGGALVTDEEHGETACSECGLIVEADEVDRGPEWRAFDARERDEKSRVGSPTTKMMHDKGLSTTIDWQDKDANGKTLSSRQREKMQRLRTWNRRFQTQDHQERNLRQALGEIDRMASALGLPENVRETASVIYRRALEDDLLPGRSIEGVATSALYAAARQAGVPRTIDEMARVSRVEETEFKRTYRYVVRELNLEVAPADPVSYVTRFTSELDLSDEADRLARGMLDAAKERGLHSGKNPVGLAAAAVYAAPLLTNEEITQREVGEVADISEVTIRNRYRELLEAYEDVDGAVAA, encoded by the coding sequence ATGACAGAAGCACGCGTCTGGACGACCGAGAGCACCGAGATTCGAGAGCGAGAGGAGTCGACGGCCGAACACGCCTGCCCCGAGTGTGGCGGCGCGCTGGTGACCGACGAGGAGCACGGCGAGACGGCCTGCAGCGAGTGTGGGCTCATCGTCGAGGCCGACGAGGTCGACCGCGGCCCCGAGTGGCGAGCCTTCGACGCCCGGGAACGCGACGAGAAGTCCCGGGTCGGCTCGCCGACGACGAAGATGATGCACGACAAGGGGCTGTCGACGACGATCGACTGGCAGGACAAGGACGCAAACGGGAAGACGCTGAGTTCGCGCCAGCGCGAGAAGATGCAGCGGCTCCGCACCTGGAACCGGCGGTTCCAGACGCAGGACCACCAGGAACGCAACCTGCGGCAGGCGCTCGGCGAGATCGACCGCATGGCCTCGGCGCTCGGCCTGCCCGAGAACGTCCGCGAGACCGCAAGCGTCATCTACCGACGTGCGCTGGAGGACGACCTCCTGCCGGGTCGATCGATCGAGGGCGTCGCCACCAGCGCGCTCTACGCCGCCGCGCGACAGGCGGGCGTTCCGCGAACCATCGACGAGATGGCCCGCGTCAGCCGGGTCGAGGAGACCGAGTTCAAACGCACCTACCGGTACGTGGTGCGGGAACTCAACCTCGAAGTCGCTCCGGCCGACCCGGTGAGCTACGTCACCCGGTTCACGTCGGAACTCGATCTCTCGGACGAGGCCGACCGACTGGCACGGGGGATGCTCGACGCGGCCAAGGAGCGCGGCCTCCACAGCGGCAAGAACCCGGTCGGCCTCGCGGCCGCCGCCGTCTACGCCGCGCCGCTGCTCACCAACGAGGAGATCACCCAGCGGGAGGTGGGCGAGGTGGCCGACATCAGCGAGGTCACCATCCGCAACCGGTACCGGGAACTCCTCGAGGCCTACGAGGACGTCGACGGGGCGGTCGCGGCCTGA
- the sufU gene encoding Fe-S cluster assembly sulfur transfer protein SufU: MGMGSDMYRQQILDHYKNPRNHGELEDPTFTHVGENPSCGDTIRIDVRLDDDGETIDYVSFSGDGCAISQASASMLTERLPGTTLDELAGMDRDDVVEMLGVDISPMRIKCAVLAEKVVQDGAKIHEGELDIDETTTEE; encoded by the coding sequence ATGGGCATGGGCTCGGATATGTACCGACAGCAGATCCTCGATCACTACAAGAACCCCCGCAACCACGGGGAACTCGAGGATCCGACGTTCACCCACGTCGGCGAGAACCCGTCGTGTGGCGACACGATCAGGATCGACGTGCGCCTCGACGACGACGGGGAGACCATCGACTACGTGAGTTTCTCCGGCGACGGGTGTGCCATCAGTCAGGCGAGCGCGAGCATGCTCACCGAGCGCCTCCCGGGGACGACCCTCGACGAACTCGCCGGGATGGACCGTGACGACGTGGTGGAGATGCTCGGCGTCGACATCAGCCCCATGCGGATCAAATGCGCCGTCCTCGCGGAGAAAGTGGTCCAGGACGGAGCGAAGATCCACGAGGGCGAACTCGACATCGACGAGACGACGACCGAGGAGTAG
- a CDS encoding DUF1641 domain-containing protein, translating to MVDDAQTTDVDDELAAAIAEDPEAVAAFVRRLDVVNELLDVATLGVEAADDEMVSSVAENASTLGESADELAQDGTPRLAASVGDRGDELAEAVETVADLQRDGTLDHLVELADVVALATEAADDEMVSSVAGTAGSLGELADEAADPGTVRGARTLLRALGDAGSPDAAYREVGPLGLVRALRDPEVKRGLAFLIAMARGIGREVDRGAE from the coding sequence GTGGTCGACGACGCGCAGACCACCGACGTCGACGACGAACTCGCCGCCGCCATCGCGGAGGACCCCGAGGCAGTGGCGGCGTTCGTCCGCCGTCTGGACGTGGTGAACGAACTGCTCGACGTGGCCACACTCGGCGTGGAGGCGGCGGACGACGAGATGGTGTCCTCGGTGGCCGAGAACGCGTCCACACTCGGTGAATCGGCCGACGAGCTCGCCCAAGACGGGACGCCTCGCCTGGCCGCCTCGGTCGGCGACCGGGGGGACGAACTCGCCGAGGCGGTCGAGACGGTGGCCGACCTCCAGCGAGACGGGACCTTGGATCACCTCGTCGAACTCGCGGACGTCGTGGCTCTCGCGACCGAAGCGGCGGACGACGAGATGGTGTCCTCGGTCGCCGGCACCGCCGGGTCGCTCGGCGAACTGGCCGACGAGGCGGCCGATCCGGGGACGGTACGAGGCGCCCGAACGCTGCTCCGGGCGCTCGGTGACGCGGGCTCCCCCGACGCCGCCTACCGCGAGGTGGGGCCGCTCGGTCTGGTGCGGGCGCTCCGGGATCCGGAAGTCAAGCGAGGACTGGCGTTTCTGATCGCGATGGCGCGAGGGATCGGTCGGGAGGTCGACCGGGGGGCCGAGTAG
- a CDS encoding NAD(P)/FAD-dependent oxidoreductase: MTTRLAVLGGGTGGTVLANKLAAKLDTEIDAGDVEVTLINETATHVYKPVWLYVAFGRADPSEARRPLDDLLDRRIRLRTGRITDVDPSAKRLQFDDGDTLEYDYLTVATGARLVPDRIPGLAEGAHDFYSADGAERLRDALADFDGGRVVLTVAGMPHMCPAAPVEFTLMVEDWLRDRGVDATVGYTAPTERTHKLPPVADWADDRFEARGVESHTEFAVDHVDTDDRTLHAEDGRTVDYDLLVSIPPHAGVDLVADAGLGDDGWVETDPRTLAAVHAEDVYAIGDTTDIERPMAGSVAHYQAGTVADRLAASVRGHTPTATYDGKVLCFLEAGMDEATFVSFDYDSMPVLREESRLVHWAKGAYNEAYWLTARGLI, from the coding sequence ATGACGACCCGTCTCGCCGTCCTCGGTGGCGGCACCGGTGGGACCGTACTCGCCAACAAACTCGCGGCGAAACTCGACACGGAGATCGACGCCGGTGACGTCGAGGTGACGCTGATCAACGAGACGGCGACGCACGTCTACAAGCCCGTCTGGCTCTACGTGGCCTTCGGTCGGGCCGATCCGTCCGAGGCGCGGCGGCCACTCGACGACCTGCTCGACCGACGAATCCGGCTCCGGACGGGACGGATCACCGACGTCGACCCGTCGGCCAAGCGCCTGCAGTTCGACGACGGCGACACACTCGAGTACGACTACCTGACCGTCGCCACCGGGGCTCGGCTGGTCCCCGACCGTATCCCCGGACTCGCCGAGGGTGCCCACGATTTCTACAGTGCGGACGGCGCCGAGCGACTGCGTGACGCGCTCGCCGACTTCGACGGTGGTCGTGTCGTCCTCACGGTTGCGGGGATGCCGCACATGTGCCCGGCCGCGCCCGTGGAGTTCACGCTGATGGTCGAGGACTGGCTCCGTGACCGCGGCGTCGACGCGACGGTGGGTTACACCGCTCCCACCGAACGGACCCACAAGCTTCCGCCGGTGGCCGACTGGGCCGACGATCGGTTCGAGGCCCGCGGCGTCGAGAGTCACACCGAGTTCGCGGTCGACCACGTCGACACCGACGACCGGACGCTCCACGCCGAAGACGGGCGGACGGTCGACTACGACCTTCTGGTCTCCATTCCGCCGCACGCGGGCGTCGACCTCGTGGCCGACGCGGGGTTGGGCGACGACGGGTGGGTCGAGACCGACCCACGGACGTTGGCGGCAGTTCACGCCGAGGACGTGTACGCCATCGGCGACACGACCGACATCGAGCGGCCGATGGCCGGGAGCGTCGCTCACTACCAGGCGGGGACCGTCGCCGACCGCCTCGCCGCGTCGGTGCGCGGCCACACGCCGACCGCCACCTACGACGGCAAGGTGCTCTGCTTCCTCGAGGCCGGGATGGACGAGGCGACGTTCGTCTCCTTCGATTACGATTCCATGCCCGTCCTCCGTGAGGAATCACGGCTCGTCCACTGGGCGAAAGGTGCGTACAACGAGGCGTACTGGCTGACCGCACGGGGGTTGATCTGA
- the radA gene encoding DNA repair and recombination protein RadA has protein sequence MAEDDLENLPGVGPATADKLVEAGFESYQSIAVASPAELSNTADIGESTASDIINAAREAADVGGFETGATVLERREQIGKLTWNVPEVDELLGGGVETQSITEVYGEFGAGKSQVTHQLSVNVQLPTEYGGLRGSAIFVDSEDTFRPERIDDMVRGLDDEIIQATMDDRGIEGSPGDEDAMEALVTDVLDKIHVAKAFNSNHQILLAEKAKELASEHEDSEWPVRLLNVDSLTAHFRAEYVGRGELAERQQKLNKHLHDLMRIGDLYNAAVLVTNQVASNPDSYFGDPTQPIGGNILGHTSTFRMYLRKSKGDKRIVRLVDAPNLADGEAVMRVKDEGLVPE, from the coding sequence ATGGCAGAAGACGACCTCGAGAACCTTCCGGGAGTCGGGCCGGCGACGGCCGACAAACTGGTCGAAGCGGGCTTCGAGAGCTACCAGAGCATCGCGGTGGCGAGTCCCGCGGAGCTCTCCAACACGGCCGACATCGGCGAATCGACGGCGAGCGACATCATCAACGCGGCCCGCGAGGCGGCGGACGTCGGCGGCTTCGAGACGGGGGCGACCGTCCTCGAACGTCGCGAACAGATCGGCAAGCTCACCTGGAACGTCCCCGAGGTCGACGAGTTGCTCGGCGGCGGCGTCGAGACCCAGTCGATCACCGAGGTGTACGGCGAGTTCGGCGCCGGCAAGTCACAGGTCACCCACCAGCTCTCGGTCAACGTCCAGTTGCCCACCGAGTACGGCGGCCTCCGCGGGAGCGCCATCTTCGTCGACAGCGAGGACACGTTCCGTCCCGAGCGCATCGACGACATGGTCCGGGGCCTCGACGACGAGATCATTCAGGCGACGATGGACGACCGCGGCATCGAGGGCTCGCCCGGCGACGAGGACGCCATGGAGGCACTCGTCACCGACGTGCTGGACAAGATCCACGTCGCGAAGGCGTTCAACTCCAACCACCAGATCCTGCTGGCCGAGAAGGCGAAGGAGCTCGCGAGCGAACACGAGGACTCCGAATGGCCCGTCCGCCTGCTGAACGTCGACTCCCTGACCGCTCACTTCCGCGCCGAGTACGTCGGCCGGGGGGAACTCGCCGAGCGACAGCAGAAGCTCAACAAACATCTCCACGACCTGATGCGGATCGGCGACCTCTACAACGCCGCCGTCCTCGTCACCAACCAGGTCGCCTCGAACCCCGACTCCTACTTCGGCGACCCGACCCAACCCATCGGGGGCAACATCCTCGGCCACACCTCGACGTTCCGGATGTATCTCCGGAAGTCGAAAGGCGACAAACGGATCGTCCGTCTCGTCGACGCGCCCAACCTCGCCGACGGCGAGGCCGTGATGCGCGTCAAAGACGAGGGGCTCGTCCCCGAGTAA
- the pspAB gene encoding PspA-associated protein PspAB, with product MGLFDTLRSVLGVRTDADATREADPEDLFGMSTAYLTMEADLGFAPVGAAALCFSSVDSTDFDATVDDVEEILRAGEAETGTTFYRHEDDHGYHWVVLEDDDPEDLVTSVHFAADTFVERGYGSRLLAAVFGFERARDGTRAYWLYSFRRGAYYPFVPTGGRERDNRLEFKLQSVLDGELDVEDDESYWYPLWPGTDGGHPWT from the coding sequence ATGGGCCTGTTCGATACGCTCCGGTCGGTGCTCGGCGTCCGGACCGACGCCGACGCGACCCGCGAAGCCGACCCCGAGGACCTGTTCGGCATGAGCACCGCCTACCTCACGATGGAGGCCGACCTCGGTTTCGCCCCCGTCGGCGCCGCGGCGCTCTGTTTCTCCTCGGTCGACAGCACCGACTTCGACGCGACGGTCGACGACGTCGAGGAGATCCTCCGCGCCGGCGAGGCCGAGACGGGGACGACGTTCTACCGCCACGAGGACGACCACGGCTACCACTGGGTCGTCCTCGAGGACGACGACCCCGAGGACCTGGTGACGAGCGTCCACTTCGCCGCCGATACGTTCGTCGAGCGCGGATACGGCTCGCGCCTGCTCGCGGCGGTCTTCGGGTTCGAGCGCGCCCGCGACGGGACCCGTGCCTACTGGCTCTACTCCTTCCGCCGCGGGGCGTACTACCCCTTCGTCCCGACGGGTGGCCGCGAACGGGACAACCGACTGGAGTTCAAACTCCAGTCGGTCCTCGACGGCGAACTCGACGTGGAGGACGACGAGAGCTACTGGTACCCGCTGTGGCCCGGCACGGACGGCGGCCACCCGTGGACGTAG
- the htpX gene encoding zinc metalloprotease HtpX gives MEWKPDWGLRGRMVLTMFLLFVLYIVFVAILSRYMGLFGIVLVMGLFSLGQFFFSDRLALYSMGARRVDAEEYPRLHAMVDRLCQQADLPKPDVAVADTKMPNAFAAGRSQKHSTVCVTEGLLRTLDEEELEGVMAHELAHVKNRDVMVMTIASFLSTLAFMVVRWGWLFGGGRNRQGGGGVVVAILVSLVVWIVSFLLVRALSRYREYAADRGAAAITGQPSALASALLKISGRMDDVPDRDLREQSEMNAFFVIPLRSGVVGRLFSTHPPTEKRVDRLRDLEGEMERR, from the coding sequence ATGGAGTGGAAACCCGACTGGGGGCTTCGGGGCCGGATGGTCCTGACGATGTTCCTCCTGTTCGTCCTCTATATCGTCTTCGTCGCGATCCTGTCGCGGTACATGGGGCTGTTCGGAATCGTCCTCGTGATGGGACTGTTCTCGCTGGGACAGTTCTTCTTCAGCGACCGCCTCGCGCTGTACAGCATGGGCGCGAGACGCGTCGACGCCGAGGAGTATCCCCGCCTGCACGCCATGGTCGACCGCCTCTGTCAACAGGCCGACCTCCCGAAACCCGACGTCGCGGTCGCGGACACGAAGATGCCCAACGCCTTCGCCGCCGGCCGGTCCCAGAAGCACTCGACGGTCTGTGTCACCGAGGGGCTCCTCCGCACCCTCGACGAGGAGGAACTCGAGGGCGTGATGGCCCACGAACTCGCCCACGTCAAGAACCGGGACGTGATGGTGATGACGATCGCCTCCTTCCTCTCGACGCTCGCCTTCATGGTCGTGCGGTGGGGGTGGCTGTTCGGCGGCGGCCGCAACCGCCAGGGCGGCGGCGGCGTCGTCGTGGCGATCCTCGTCTCGCTGGTCGTCTGGATCGTCTCCTTCCTGCTCGTCCGGGCGCTCTCGCGCTACCGCGAGTACGCCGCCGACCGCGGGGCGGCGGCCATCACCGGCCAACCGTCGGCGCTCGCGTCGGCGCTGCTGAAGATCTCCGGCCGGATGGACGACGTCCCCGACCGTGACCTCCGCGAGCAGTCGGAGATGAACGCCTTCTTCGTCATCCCGCTCCGGAGCGGCGTCGTCGGCCGCCTGTTCTCGACGCACCCGCCGACCGAGAAGCGCGTCGACCGCCTGCGCGACCTCGAAGGGGAGATGGAACGGCGCTGA
- a CDS encoding 60S ribosomal export protein NMD3, giving the protein MSDTESREFCPRCGDPVPTRTEPLPGEPRDRDRRLCDACYFEDFDLVDAPERIEVLVCSGCGAVHRGNRWVDVDARDYTDVAVDETREALGIHVGARNVTWAVDPEQVDENTIRMHCQFTGVVRETPLEESVVVPVKISRGTCDRCGRIAGGYYASTVQVRATDRTPTAEERSRAVEIAESHVADKEGDGDREAFVSEVKETDDGPNVKLSTNGLGEEVSRRIVRELGGSVESYPTLVTEDGDGNEVYRVTYAVRLPKFTPGDVIAPDDDAGPVLVRSVSGNLKGIRLATGEPYEASFDDEELAARRLATREDAVETTVVAVEDAHAVQVLDPETYEAKTIPRPDFFDADAETVPVVKTRAGLHALPD; this is encoded by the coding sequence ATGAGCGACACCGAGTCCCGGGAGTTCTGTCCGCGCTGTGGCGACCCGGTGCCGACGCGAACGGAGCCACTGCCCGGCGAGCCACGCGACCGGGACCGCCGCCTCTGTGACGCCTGTTACTTCGAGGACTTCGACCTCGTGGACGCACCCGAGCGGATCGAGGTGCTGGTCTGTTCCGGCTGTGGTGCCGTCCACCGGGGGAACCGGTGGGTCGACGTCGACGCCCGCGACTACACGGACGTGGCCGTCGACGAGACCCGCGAGGCGCTCGGGATCCACGTCGGCGCCCGGAACGTCACGTGGGCGGTCGATCCCGAGCAGGTCGACGAGAACACCATCCGGATGCACTGCCAGTTCACCGGCGTCGTCCGCGAGACGCCGCTGGAGGAGTCGGTCGTCGTGCCCGTGAAGATCTCGCGGGGCACCTGCGACCGCTGTGGGCGTATCGCCGGGGGCTACTACGCGAGTACGGTTCAGGTGCGGGCGACCGACCGGACGCCCACGGCCGAGGAACGGAGCCGCGCCGTCGAGATCGCGGAGTCCCACGTCGCCGACAAGGAGGGGGACGGCGACCGCGAGGCCTTCGTCAGCGAGGTGAAGGAGACGGACGACGGCCCGAACGTGAAGCTGTCGACGAACGGCCTCGGCGAGGAGGTGTCCCGGCGCATCGTCCGCGAACTCGGCGGGAGCGTCGAGAGCTACCCCACCCTCGTCACCGAGGACGGCGACGGCAACGAGGTCTACCGGGTCACCTACGCGGTGCGGCTGCCGAAGTTCACGCCGGGCGACGTCATCGCCCCCGACGACGACGCGGGGCCGGTCCTCGTCCGGAGCGTGAGCGGGAACCTGAAGGGGATCCGACTGGCCACCGGCGAGCCCTACGAGGCGTCGTTCGACGACGAGGAACTCGCAGCCAGGCGACTGGCGACCCGCGAGGACGCCGTCGAGACGACGGTGGTGGCCGTCGAGGACGCCCACGCGGTGCAGGTACTCGACCCGGAGACCTACGAGGCGAAGACGATCCCGCGCCCGGACTTCTTCGACGCGGACGCGGAGACGGTTCCCGTCGTCAAGACGCGAGCCGGCCTCCACGCCCTGCCTGACTAG
- a CDS encoding ATP-dependent DNA helicase codes for MDPERIPASFPAPSFRGNQRDALADIRSAFAAGNDVVLVRAPTGSGKSLLARAVAGAARTPDEADPAEATGAYYTTPQVSQLDDVAADDLLDDLNVIRGKGNYTCILPDETTTPVDRAPCARESGYDCTVKHRCPYYADRAIASNRSIAAMTLAYFMQTAGSEVFGKRDVVVIDEAHGLAEWAEMYATVDLRSDTVPVWDEVGVPDLDDADDPLDRTARFAETLAGVCERAASDLTKSPELTPGEAARRDRLQELRSELQWFVSDYRDPTSTTTWVVDQPDDAGGAITIKPLDPGRYLHHTVWDRGNKFALLSATILDKAAFCRGVGLDPANVALVDVPHTFPLENRPLYDVTRGKMTYEHRDGTLPDVARLLVRLMARHPSEKGLVHCHSYAIQDRLADRLSDFGVDARLRTHDRADRDRALEDWKATDDPDVFLSVKMEEALDLRGDLARWQVLCKAPYLNTADSRVARRLEDGQWAWYYRVALRTVIQAAGRIVRAPDDHGATYLADSSLLDLFERARGDMPPWFADAVDDMERPTLPAFDPDAALDGTDTTPGTRSGGRTGARPHTASDGGESGDDGADDHPLSDVWGE; via the coding sequence GTGGACCCCGAGCGCATCCCCGCCTCGTTCCCGGCCCCGTCGTTCCGTGGCAACCAGCGCGACGCCCTGGCGGACATCCGTTCGGCCTTCGCCGCGGGCAACGACGTGGTGCTGGTCCGTGCCCCGACCGGGAGCGGGAAGTCGCTGCTGGCCCGCGCCGTCGCCGGGGCGGCCCGGACGCCCGACGAGGCCGACCCCGCCGAGGCGACCGGCGCCTACTACACCACGCCGCAGGTGTCACAGCTCGACGACGTGGCCGCGGACGACCTGCTCGACGACCTCAACGTGATCCGGGGGAAGGGAAACTACACCTGCATCCTCCCCGACGAGACGACGACGCCGGTGGACCGTGCACCCTGTGCGCGGGAGTCGGGCTACGACTGTACGGTCAAACACCGGTGTCCCTACTACGCCGACCGCGCCATCGCCTCCAACCGATCCATCGCGGCGATGACGCTCGCCTACTTCATGCAGACCGCCGGGTCGGAGGTGTTCGGCAAGCGCGACGTGGTGGTGATCGACGAGGCCCACGGCCTCGCGGAGTGGGCGGAGATGTACGCCACCGTCGACCTCCGGTCCGACACCGTCCCCGTCTGGGACGAGGTGGGCGTGCCCGACTTGGACGACGCGGACGACCCGCTCGACCGGACGGCCCGCTTCGCCGAGACGCTCGCCGGCGTCTGTGAGCGCGCGGCGTCGGATCTGACGAAATCGCCGGAACTCACGCCGGGCGAGGCCGCCCGCCGCGACCGGTTACAGGAGCTTCGGTCGGAGCTCCAGTGGTTCGTCTCCGACTACCGCGACCCGACCAGTACGACCACCTGGGTCGTCGACCAGCCCGACGACGCTGGCGGCGCCATCACGATCAAGCCGCTCGACCCCGGTCGGTACCTCCATCACACCGTCTGGGACCGCGGGAACAAGTTCGCCCTCCTCTCGGCGACCATCCTCGACAAGGCGGCGTTCTGTCGCGGGGTCGGTCTCGACCCCGCGAACGTCGCCCTCGTCGACGTCCCCCACACCTTCCCCCTGGAGAACCGCCCGCTCTACGACGTGACCCGGGGAAAGATGACCTACGAACACCGCGACGGGACGCTGCCCGACGTGGCCCGCCTGCTGGTTCGACTCATGGCTCGGCACCCCTCCGAGAAGGGTCTCGTCCACTGTCACTCCTACGCGATTCAGGACCGCCTGGCCGACCGCCTGTCGGATTTCGGCGTCGACGCCCGTCTCCGGACCCACGATCGGGCGGACCGCGACCGGGCCCTGGAGGACTGGAAGGCGACCGACGACCCCGACGTCTTCCTCTCGGTGAAGATGGAGGAGGCGCTGGACCTGCGTGGCGACCTGGCCCGCTGGCAGGTACTCTGCAAGGCGCCCTATCTCAACACCGCCGACTCGCGGGTGGCCCGTCGGCTCGAAGACGGGCAGTGGGCGTGGTACTACCGGGTCGCCCTCCGGACGGTGATCCAGGCCGCTGGCCGCATCGTCCGCGCGCCCGACGACCACGGCGCCACCTACCTCGCGGATTCGAGCCTCCTCGACCTCTTCGAGCGCGCCCGGGGGGACATGCCGCCCTGGTTCGCGGACGCCGTGGACGACATGGAGCGGCCGACCCTCCCGGCCTTTGACCCCGACGCGGCACTCGACGGGACGGACACGACGCCCGGCACACGGAGCGGTGGGCGGACCGGGGCGCGGCCCCACACGGCGTCCGACGGGGGCGAGTCGGGCGACGACGGCGCCGACGACCACCCGCTGTCGGACGTGTGGGGCGAGTGA
- a CDS encoding RNA-guided endonuclease InsQ/TnpB family protein: MAIQVTRTFVGSIQNHRQVCDGLDSLGDSASKIWNVARWTAQRVWDAIGTIPNEGSLKSYMKNRSCWKDLNAQSSQKVIEELSDAFQSWFDLRQKDDKANPPGYRKHGDERPRSTVTFKEDGFKHDSENNRVRLSKGSNLKKHFSDFLLCEYQTRPDVDLSEANSVQNVRAVWNGDEWELHFVCKVELETNDPAGDEVAGIDLGITNIATVAFPDEYVLYPGNSLKQDKHYFKRAEYDTEGENGPSEKSMWARQKLTDRETHFYHALSDAIITECVERGVGTLAVSWPETVRESDWGKTGNKKLHTWAFDRIFQYLEYKGEIRGVEVLKENEWDTSKTCSACGDDTKANRVERGLYVCQSCGLVGNADCNGAENMRQKITPNPHGEDRSNGCVAQPSTHLFDRESGTFHTREQVAS; encoded by the coding sequence ATGGCGATTCAGGTCACGCGCACCTTCGTTGGTTCCATCCAGAACCACCGGCAGGTCTGCGATGGCCTCGACTCGCTCGGGGATTCCGCCTCGAAGATCTGGAACGTCGCACGATGGACAGCCCAACGAGTTTGGGACGCAATCGGTACGATTCCCAACGAAGGTTCGCTTAAATCGTATATGAAGAACCGCTCGTGCTGGAAAGACTTGAACGCACAATCCAGTCAGAAAGTCATTGAAGAACTTTCTGACGCTTTCCAGTCGTGGTTCGACCTACGACAGAAAGACGACAAGGCAAATCCGCCCGGCTACCGGAAACACGGCGACGAACGACCACGTTCCACGGTTACGTTCAAAGAAGACGGGTTCAAACACGACTCCGAGAACAATCGAGTTCGACTCTCGAAAGGCTCGAACCTGAAGAAACACTTCTCGGACTTCTTGCTCTGCGAGTACCAGACTCGTCCTGACGTTGACCTCTCTGAAGCCAACTCGGTGCAGAACGTTCGTGCGGTCTGGAACGGTGACGAGTGGGAACTGCACTTCGTCTGTAAAGTCGAACTCGAAACAAACGACCCAGCAGGTGACGAAGTGGCCGGTATTGACCTCGGTATCACAAATATCGCTACGGTCGCGTTCCCGGACGAATACGTTCTCTACCCCGGTAACTCGCTCAAGCAGGACAAGCACTACTTCAAGCGTGCTGAGTACGACACGGAAGGTGAGAACGGCCCGTCTGAGAAGTCGATGTGGGCACGTCAGAAACTCACTGACCGTGAGACGCACTTCTACCACGCCCTCTCAGACGCCATCATCACAGAGTGTGTCGAACGCGGTGTGGGCACGCTCGCAGTAAGTTGGCCCGAGACTGTTCGAGAGTCCGACTGGGGGAAGACAGGCAACAAGAAACTCCATACGTGGGCCTTCGACCGCATCTTCCAGTACCTCGAATACAAGGGCGAAATACGCGGTGTTGAGGTGCTAAAGGAGAACGAGTGGGACACCTCGAAGACCTGTTCGGCGTGTGGAGACGACACGAAAGCGAACCGTGTTGAGCGAGGGTTGTACGTCTGCCAGTCGTGTGGCTTGGTCGGGAACGCAGATTGCAACGGAGCGGAGAACATGCGGCAGAAGATAACTCCGAATCCTCACGGTGAGGATAGGAGTAACGGCTGTGTGGCACAGCCATCGACACACTTGTTCGACCGCGAGAGCGGGACGTTTCACACGAGAGAACAAGTCGCGTCGTAG